A single genomic interval of Pyrus communis chromosome 5, drPyrComm1.1, whole genome shotgun sequence harbors:
- the LOC137735699 gene encoding dof zinc finger protein DOF2.5-like — MDTAQWLQGSGELEKPMEDHEMGSNGCTRSMLEKRARPQEQLNCPRCSSINTKFCYYNNYSLTQPRYFCKTCRRYWTEGGTLRNVPVGGGSRKNKKSTSSSASVSSKITIPDLNPPTTLSHFSSSHQNPRVTHEGQDLNLAFDSIDAHYHGTTMENNNSTNSSSAPNLSAMELLRTGIASRGVNSFMPTQNMPDHHSNTVLCPPSSAGFLLQEFKPTSLGFCVDGLGNRYGGDDHENVNGGRILFPFGDHHLKQISSTAGHHEVLHRHQNKGQGNPTGYWNGLLGGGSW; from the exons ATGGATACTGCTCAATGGCTGCAG ggAAGTGGAGAACTTGAGAAGCCCATGGAAGATCATGAGATGGGATCCAATGGATGCACAAGGTCAATGTTGGAGAAAAGGGCAAGACCTCAAGAGCAATTGAATTGTCCAAGGTGCAGTTCAATCAACACCAAGTTTTGTTACTACAACAACTACAGCCTCACTCAACCAAGGTACTTTTGCAAGACATGCAGAAGGTATTGGACTGAAGGTGGAACTCTCAGAAATGTCCCAGTTGGAGGAGGTTcaaggaagaacaagaaatccACATCCTCATCGGCTTCAGTATCGTCAAAGATTACTATTCCTGATCTTAACCCACCAACAACCCTTTCACACTTTTCATCCTCTCACCAAAACCCTAGGGTTACCCATGAAGGCCAAGATCTTAACCTGGCCTTTGATTCTATAGATGCACATTACCATGGTACTACAATGGAAAACAACAATAGTACCAATTCCTCATCAGCTCCTAATCTTTCAGCTATGGAGCTTCTTAGGACTGGCATTGCTTCTAGAGGTGTGAATTCATTCATGCCAACCCAGAATATGCCTGATCATCATTCAAATACGGTACTCTGTCCACCATCATCAGCAGGGTTCTTGCTGCAAGAATTCAAACCAACAAGCCTTGGTTTTTGTGTTGATGGGCTTGGAAATAGGTATGGAGGGGATGATCATGAGAATGTTAATGGTGGAAGGATATTGTTTCCGTTTGGGGATCATCACTTGAAACAGATTTCAAGCACTGCAGGTCATCATGAAGTACTTCATCGTCATCAGAACAAGGGGCAAGGGAACCCAACAGGGTATTGGAATGGTTTATTAGGTGGAGGCTCGTGGTGA